The following is a genomic window from Puniceicoccaceae bacterium.
TGCCTTTCATGAATCTTGATCACTACCAAACCGACGCGTTTTATGACGAGATGTTTGAATCCCAGGGGGTTCCCCGCCCGCACTATCGAAACTTGCTCGAACGCCTGAGTGAACTCTCGACCGAAGCCTTTCACCAGAAGCGGGAATCCGTCGACCTGTCCTTTCTGCGGCAGGGGATCACTTTCACCGTTTACGGGGAAGAGGAGGGAACTGAAAAGATTTTCCCGTTTGATTTGATCCCCCGCATCATTCCCAACTCCGAGTGGGAACACCTCAAGAAAGGACTCGAACAGCGCATCATCGCGCTCAATCTTTTCCTTCATGACATCTATCATGAACAGCAGATCATCCGCGATGGAGTGATCCCCAAGCACTACATTCTTTCCGCACGCCACTATCGCCCCGAGTTCCAGAATATCAAGGTGCTCAAAGACATTTACATCCACATCTGCGGAACTGACATGATTCGGGATGAGAACGGGGAATACCTCGTGCTTGAGGATAACGCACGCTCTCCGTCAGGAGTTTCCTACATGCTCGAAAACCGCCAGGCACTCAAACGCGCCTTCCCCAATTTTTTCCCGCGAGCCGGCGTGCGCAGCAATCTCGATTATCCCGCCCATCTGCTCTCTGTTCTGCAACACATTGCTCCAGAATCCGCATCGGATACCCCGGTGATCGCCCTGCTCACTCCGGGAGTCTACAACAGTGCGTATTTTGAACACTGCTTCCTCGCCAGGCAAATGGGCATCCATATTGTCGAAGGACGAGATCTGGTCGTGCAAAATCACAAGGTCTTCATGCGCACCATCTCGGGGCTTCAGCAGGTGGATGTGCTCTACCGGCGCATCGACGATGATTTTCTGGATCCAACCGTCTTTCGCCCCGACTCCGTGCTCGGAGTTCCCGGTCTGGTAGAAGCCTACCGCCGAGGAAACGTGGGTCTGGCAAACTGCATCGGAACAGGCGTTGCCGACGACAAGGTCATCTACGCTTTCGTGCCTGCAATCATCCGCTACTACCTCGATCAGGATCCCATCCTCAACAACGTGGAGACCTGGATCCCCGCTGAGGGGAACAATCTGGACTATGTGCTCACAAACATGTCGAAGCTCGTGGTTAAGGCGGCCAACGAATCCGGCGGTTACGGCATGCTCATCGGTCCCCAAGCTTCCCGCAGCGAGATCGAATCCTTTCGGGAGCGGGTTAAAAAAGATCCGCGCAATTTCATCGCCCAAACCCCCATTTCACTCTCACGCCACCCGACCTGGTGTGGGGATCGCTTCGAAGGTCGTCACATCGACCTTCGTCCCTATGTGCTCTATGGAGACAAGGTCCGGATCACCCCTGGAGGGCTAACCCGGGTAGCACTCAAAAAGGGTTCACTCGTTGTCAACTCCTCCCAGGGCGGAGGCAGCAAGGACACCTGGGTGCTCTATGGTGACTCCTGACCCACAAGAACTTTCACCCGCCGCTTGACCACCCGATTATCATGATGCTCTG
Proteins encoded in this region:
- a CDS encoding circularly permuted type 2 ATP-grasp protein; the encoded protein is MNLDHYQTDAFYDEMFESQGVPRPHYRNLLERLSELSTEAFHQKRESVDLSFLRQGITFTVYGEEEGTEKIFPFDLIPRIIPNSEWEHLKKGLEQRIIALNLFLHDIYHEQQIIRDGVIPKHYILSARHYRPEFQNIKVLKDIYIHICGTDMIRDENGEYLVLEDNARSPSGVSYMLENRQALKRAFPNFFPRAGVRSNLDYPAHLLSVLQHIAPESASDTPVIALLTPGVYNSAYFEHCFLARQMGIHIVEGRDLVVQNHKVFMRTISGLQQVDVLYRRIDDDFLDPTVFRPDSVLGVPGLVEAYRRGNVGLANCIGTGVADDKVIYAFVPAIIRYYLDQDPILNNVETWIPAEGNNLDYVLTNMSKLVVKAANESGGYGMLIGPQASRSEIESFRERVKKDPRNFIAQTPISLSRHPTWCGDRFEGRHIDLRPYVLYGDKVRITPGGLTRVALKKGSLVVNSSQGGGSKDTWVLYGDS